A DNA window from Vigna angularis cultivar LongXiaoDou No.4 chromosome 1, ASM1680809v1, whole genome shotgun sequence contains the following coding sequences:
- the LOC108327435 gene encoding transcription factor bHLH90, whose amino-acid sequence MRGLGVVEWLRPLVETNVWDYVVVWKYGDDPTRFIEWIGCCCRGSCSVNICVESKEEKGEECHLAPICRDKYLQHHVRTKACEALAQLPLALSLYSGVHGEVAISQQSRWLNKDSIGTQVLIPIVGGLIELFTEKLIPMDMNIIEFITAHGCVSLKQEAISAQSYTSLNIIEHLPLREQYSHWWLPHMSATLTPSVHQPATKQCNSHPSIEGPPRGSNPSTEEPSFDSKFVGLIPDECLKQSTKMSPISKTKMPKYSKTSGKQQRGLSSHCSYGEEDKSKLVKEPQKERYQAKNLVTERNRRNKIKKGLFTLRSLVPKITKMDRAAILADAVDYIKELQAQVNELKNEGSALEVQDCMNTPKLRKTADKEQEGTRSNTLNQSSSDCTKKMQMEVQAEVHYIGKKDFLIKLNCEQKQGRFSKLIESIHSIGLQVTSANMTTFDDKVLNILTVKVRI is encoded by the exons ATGAGAGGTCTTGGTGTAGTAGAGTGGCTTAGACCCCTTGTAGAGACCAATGTTTGGGATTATGTAGTTGTTTGGAAATATGGGGATGACCCAACTAG GTTTATTGAGTGGATTGGTTGCTGTTGTAGAGGGAGTTGCAGTGTGAACATTTGTGTGGAGTCCAAAGAGGAAAAGGGTGAAGAATGCCACTTAGCTCCCATTTGCAGGGATAAATATCTTCAGCATCATGTTAGAACAAAGGCTTGTGAGGCTCTTGCTCAGCTTCCTTTAGCATTGTCTCTCTATTCTGg TGTGCATGGAGAAGTTGCCATATCACAACAATCAAGATGGCTTAACAAG GATTCAATTGGAACCCAAGTTTTGATCCCTATTGTTGGTGGTCTTATTGAGCTCTTCACTGAGAAACTG ATTCCAATGGATATGAATATCATAGAGTTCATAACAGCACATGGCTGTGTCTCTTTGAAGCAAGAGGCCATATCTGCACAGAGCTACACCAGTCTGAACATCATTGAACATCTGCCATTAAGGGAACAGTACTCACATTGGTGGCTACCACACATGTCAGCAACTTTAACTCCTAGTGTCCATCAGCCTGCAACAAAACAGTGCAACTCACATCCTAGCATTGAAGGACCCCCAAGGGGTTCTAATCCTTCCACTGAAGAACCATCGTTTGATTCAAAATTTGTTGGTTTGATTCCAGACGAATGTCTTAAACAATCAACTAAAATGTCTCCCATCTCCAAAACTAAAATGCCCAAGTACAGTAAAACTTCAGGGAAGCAGCAGAGAGGTTTGAGTTCTCATTGCAGCTATGGGGAAGAAGATAAATCAAAACTGGTCAAGGAGCCTCAGAAGGAAAGGTACCAAGCTAAAAATCTTGTCACTGAGAGAAATAGGAGGAACAAGATTAAAAAAGGGCTTTTTACTCTGCGGTCTCTAGTCCCAAAGATAACCAAG ATGGATAGAGCTGCAATTCTTGCAGATGCAGTTGACTATATAAAGGAATTACAAGCACAAGTGAATGAACTAAAAAACGAAGGCAGTGCTTTGGAAGTTCAGGACTGTATGAACACACCAAAATTGAGGAAGACAGCTGACAAAGAACAAGAAGGAACCAGAAGTAACACTCTTAATCAAAGTTCTTCTGATTGCACTAAAAAGATGCAGATGGAA GTACAAGCAGAAGTGCACTACATTGGCAAGAAagatttcttaattaaattaaactgtGAGCAGAAGCAAGGTAGATTCTCAAAGTTGATAGAATCTATACACTCAATTGGACTTCAGGTGACTAGTGCCAATATGACGACATTTGATGATAAAGTCCTTAACATTCTGACGGTTAAGGTAAGAATATAA
- the LOC108333800 gene encoding proline-rich receptor-like protein kinase PERK13: MSTEKTDVNDGSSSPSPKKDKTKQNIHQDKDSPPSTNSSDSYSVSPDSDSPDSDSPDSKDSPDAKDSPDSKDSPNSDSPDSKDSPDSKDSPDSKDSPNSDSPNSDSPSSDSPNSDSPDSDSPKSHPSKSPPSPPPPSKTSSPSSSPSPSSKGLSPSPPSPSSKDSSPSQPRPSSEDSNPSSQSQSSKDSSPSPPLQLLASPPPPSPSPSSPPPSSPPHSPPPPSRQQSPPPPPRPRSLPSPLPQPSLPPPSPQPSLPPPSPQPSPPPPLLPPWSPPPNRLPEQNDNSSPPPPSTQFHAPPPLSWQTAVMNDSKGGTSRNSNSTGSSPPINHDVSSEANSTVSSLAPSSSDNSEKYVAYTVAGLLAVALVAIAVAIALAFKRKKSSDDSNGAPYMPPLDIQVKSGANGHYYVQQPSLANNYSNGNAKVNHFGSSLDLAQPTNGPMIFTYDMVMEITNAFSSKNVIGEGGFGCVYKGCLPDGKIVAVKQLRAGSGQGEREFKAEVDIISRVHHRYLVSLVGYCVSEQQRILIYQYVPNGTLHHHLHGSGMPVLDWVKRLKIAIGAAKGLAYLHEDCSQKIIHRDIKSANILLDDAFEAKVADFGLARLADAANSHVSTRVMGTFGYMAPEYATSGKLTDRSDVYSFGVVLLELVTGRKPVDQTRPIGDESLVEWARPLLLRAMETRNFSELVDPRLEKRFVESEMSRMVEAAAACVRHSAPKRPRMFQVVRALDTGDEKCDLSNGVKYGQSTVYDSGQYDKDIMVFRRMANGTFFDSDFNTYNSEYSLSKQTSGGSEQNLMQLSSSDESDSTAINWNMNSPEIKR; encoded by the exons ATGAGTACAGAAAAAACCGACGTCAACGATGGTTCTTCTTCTCCATCACCTAAGAAagataaaaccaaacaaaatattcatcaaGACAAGGATTCACCTCCATCAACAAACTCTTCTGATTCATATTCAGTTTCTCCTGATTCAGATTCTCCGGATTCAGATTCTCCGGATTCCAAAGATTCTCCGGATGCGAAAGATTCTCCGGATTCGAAAGATTCCCCGAATTCAGATTCTCCGGATTCCAAAGATTCTCCGGATTCCAAAGATTCTCCGGATTCCAAAGATTCTCCGAATTCAGATTCTCCGAATTCAGATTCTCCGAGTTCAGATTCTCCGAATTCAGATTCTCCGGATTCGGATTCTCCAAAGAGTCATCCGTCTAAGTCACCACCGTCTCCGCCACCTCCATCCAAAACTTCATCCCCATCTTCATCGCCTTCGCCGTCATCTAAAGGTTTAAGTCCATCACCACCATCACCGTCATCTAAAGATTCAAGTCCATCACAACCACGACCGTCATCTGAAGATTCAAATCCATCATCACAATCTCAGTCATCTAAAGATTCAAGTCCATCTCCGCCCCTTCAATTGTTAGCATCGCCTCCACCACCCTCGCCATCGCCCTCTTCACCACCACCAAGTTCGCCTCCACATTCCCCGCCACCCCCTTCGCGCCAACAGTCACCCCCACCACCTCCGCGTCCGCGTTCCTTGCCATCCCCTTTGCCCCAACCTTCCCTGCCACCCCCTTCGCCCCAACCTTCCCTGCCACCCCCTTCGCCCCAACCTTCCCCGCCTCCCCCATTGCTCCCACCTTGGTCACCGCCACCAAATCGACTGCCAGAGCAAAATGACAATTCTTCCCcgccaccaccatcaacacagTTCCatgctccacctcccctttcTTGGCAAACTGCAGTCATGAATGATTCAAAAGGGGGAACTTCTAGGAATTCAAATTCAACAGGATCAAGCCCCCCGATCAATCATGACGTTAGTTCCGAAGCAAACTCAACGGTTTCTTCTCTCGCCCCCTCTTCCAGTGATAATTCAGAAAAATATGTTGCCTATACAGTCGCCGGACTTTTAGCTGTTGCCTTGGTTGCTATAGCTGTAGCTATTGCTTTGGCGTTTAAGAGGAAGAAATCGAGTGATGATTCTAACGGTGCACCCTACATGCCGCCCCTTGATATTCAAGTCAAATCAG GTGCTAATGGGCATTACTATGTACAGCAGCCTTCCCTTGCAAACAACTATTCAAATGGGAATGCGAAAGTGAACCATTTTGGATCTTCTTTAGACTTGGCTCAGCCCACAAATGGTCCCATGATTTTCACCTATGACATGGTTATGGAAATAACAAACGCATTTTCTAGTAAAAATGTTATAGGGGAAGGAGGCTTTGGATGTGTTTACAAAGGTTGCCTGCCAGATGGAAAAATAGTTGCAGTAAAGCAGCTTAGGGCTGGCAGTGGGCAGGGAGAAAGGGAATTCAAGGCTGAAGTGGATATCATTAGCCGAGTACATCATCGATATTTGGTGTCATTAGTTGGTTATTGCGTGTCTGAACAGCAAAGAATTCTTATCTATCAATATGTTCCTAATGGAACACTCCATCATCACTTGCATG GAAGTGGAATGCCAGTGTTGGATTGGGTCAAAAGGCTAAAGATTGCAATAGGCGCTGCTAAGGGCCTTGCATATCTTCACGAGGACT GCAGCCAAAAGATAATTCACCGAGATATTAAGTCAGCAAACATACTCTTggatgatgcttttgaggcaaAG GTTGCAGATTTTGGACTTGCTAGGCTAGCTGATGCTGCCAATAGCCACGTATCAACTAGGGTTATGGGGACCTTTGG GTACATGGCTCCAGAATATGCAACAAGTGGAAAATTAACCGACAGATCAGATGTTTACTCATTTGGGGTTGTCCTCCTTGAGCTTGTTACAGGAAGGAAACCCGTTGATCAAACTCGGCCAATTGGAGATGAGAGTTTGGTTGAGTGG GCTCGTCCACTTCTCCTTCGTGCAATGGAGACACGTAATTTTAGTGAATTAGTAGATCCAAGACTTGAAAAACGCTTTGTGGAGAGTGAAATGTCCAGAATGGTTGAGGCAGCTGCAGCTTGTGTTCGCCACTCAGCTCCTAAACGGCCTCGTATGTTTCAG GTGGTAAGAGCCTTGGATACTGGAGACGAAAAATGTGATCTTTCTAATGGGGTGAAATATGGTCAGAGCACAGTTTATGATTCTGGCCAATATGATAAAGATATAATGGTATTCAGAAGAATGGCGAATGGCACCTTTTTTGATTCTGATTTTAACACGTATAATAGTGAATATAGTCTTTCAAAACAGACGTCGGGAGGATCCGAGCAAAACTTGATGCAGCTTAGTTCTAGTGACGAATCAGACTCTACAGCTATCAACTGGAATATGAACAGTCCTGAAATAAAACGGTGA